One window of bacterium genomic DNA carries:
- a CDS encoding chromosome partitioning protein ParB yields MAQWTVFPNSVPPAKTTALAEQIEHDGGHVLAVYREPLGEHWQIFCLLPMEKVEPTPYQRDLSPTHVKRLTGVVKKLDRFVDPVVIMSPEPGRYWTPNGNHRREVMRKLKAEMIAAIVVPEPEVAFQILALNTEKAHNLKEKSLEVIRMYRGLAAAEPARGEEDYVFQFEAPHFITLGLLYETNKRFAGGAFAPILRRVDKFLAGTFRKTLPEREERAALVREADETLGGVVEKIKRRGIRHPYVKNYVLARTTPLTRQRKTLPSFDQTFKKLRANLEAFDIGKVRYEDIQRSAIMAAPAAE; encoded by the coding sequence ATGGCGCAGTGGACGGTATTTCCGAACAGCGTTCCGCCCGCGAAGACCACCGCCCTGGCCGAACAGATCGAACACGACGGCGGACATGTGCTCGCGGTCTACCGCGAGCCGCTCGGGGAGCACTGGCAGATCTTCTGTCTGCTTCCGATGGAGAAGGTCGAGCCGACGCCCTATCAGCGGGACCTCTCGCCCACCCACGTGAAGCGCCTCACCGGGGTGGTGAAAAAGCTCGACCGATTCGTCGACCCCGTCGTGATCATGTCGCCGGAGCCCGGGCGGTACTGGACGCCGAACGGGAACCACAGGCGCGAGGTCATGCGAAAGCTCAAAGCCGAGATGATCGCGGCGATCGTCGTGCCTGAGCCCGAGGTCGCCTTTCAGATCCTCGCGCTGAACACCGAGAAAGCGCACAACCTCAAGGAAAAGTCGCTCGAGGTCATCCGCATGTACCGGGGTCTTGCCGCCGCCGAGCCCGCCCGGGGCGAGGAGGACTACGTCTTCCAGTTCGAGGCGCCGCACTTCATTACGCTCGGGCTGCTGTACGAGACCAACAAGCGGTTCGCCGGGGGGGCGTTCGCACCGATCCTCCGGCGCGTGGACAAGTTCCTCGCCGGGACCTTCCGTAAGACGCTGCCCGAGCGAGAGGAGCGCGCCGCGTTGGTGCGCGAGGCCGACGAGACGCTCGGCGGCGTCGTCGAGAAGATCAAGCGACGTGGCATCCGCCATCCATACGTCAAGAACTACGTGCTGGCCCGGACGACGCCGCTCACGCGGCAGCGCAAGACGCTGCCCAGCTTTGACCAGACGTTCAAGAAGCTCCGCGCGAATCTCGAGGCGTTCGATAT